In Apium graveolens cultivar Ventura chromosome 10, ASM990537v1, whole genome shotgun sequence, the following are encoded in one genomic region:
- the LOC141691998 gene encoding uncharacterized protein LOC141691998 encodes MTTGETPFCFIYGVDAVLPVEVSLIFPRVEVFDLSLALESLHFHNDLLEETMEEPRLRMIAQQEKMAKYFNKKVKAKQLKVDNLILRDSVTSQPTVSGKFKPTWEGPYRVSKVVSAGTYELTHLDGQPIKNA; translated from the coding sequence ATGACAACGGGTGAAACACCATTTTGTTTCATATACGGCGTCGACGCAGTCCTACCGGTTGAGGTAAGCTTAATCTTCCCAAGGGTCGAGGTATTCGATCTTTCACTAGCTCTCGAAAGCCTACATTTTCACAACGACTTGCTAGAGGAAACAATGGAGGAACCGCGGCTTCGAATGATTGCACAGCAGGAGAAGATGGCCAAATACTTTAACAAAAAAGTCAAGGCCAAACAGCTTAAGGTCGACAACTTGATACTCCGTGACTCCGTAACATCGCAGCCCACGGTGTCGGGAAAGTTCAAACCAACTTGGGAAGGTCCGTACCGGGTGTCGAAAGTGGTCAGCGCAGGGACTTATGAACTTACACACCTTGACGGTCAGCCAATAAAAAATGCCTAA
- the LOC141693347 gene encoding uncharacterized protein LOC141693347 produces MSRHTVNKTLTIVGGKTFMNPTVDPSLPREVVRVEIQPNERWTGGSTVHVQAFKVFSLTRDAVSYSSRKRSDLADRCISRAGQFLSDFTYNLNEFKNDVDGENVSRLTTDLANMTKKKRKYQEQYVEIERRVGDMSNANSKLSKHIREMEFRRDAMSKKVEVWRRP; encoded by the exons ATGAGTCGTCATACTGTCAATAAGACACTGACGATTGTTGGAGGTAAAACATTCATGAATCCCACTGTTGATCCAAGTCTTCCTCGTGAAGTCGTGAGGGTTGAGATTCAGCCTAACGAGCGGTGGACAGGAGGCTCTACCGTTCATGTTCAAGCTTTCAAGGTTTTTAGTCTCACCCGGGACGCTGTGTCATATTCATCGAGGAAAAGGAGTGATCTAGCTGATCGATGCATTAGTCGTGCTGGTCAG TTTCTTTCTGACTTTACTTATAACTTGAATGAGTTCAAAAATGATGTGGATGGAGAGAATGTCTCACGCCTTACTACGGATTTGGCTAATATGACGAAAAAGAAGAGGAAATACCAAGAGCAGTATGTGGAGATCGAGCGTCGAGTAGGTGATATGTCGAATGCTAATTCAAAGCTTAGCAAGCATATAAGAGAGATGGAGTTTAGACGCGATGCAATGAGTAAGAAGGTTGAGGTTTGGAGGAGGCCTTGA
- the LOC141691999 gene encoding cyclin-A1-1-like, translating into MVRDIYNNLRASEANAKKRPCIDYMQKVQKDITPDMRKIVIDWLVDVAVVYKLDSETLYLTVNYIDRYLSGNSINREKLQLLGVTCMMIASKYEKIDPSLVKKFCDITDNIYSKDEILRMEKTVLNFLKFELTVPTVGCFLTRFVCVAKAVTEALPVEIECMSNYLAELSLLDYSMLGYAPSMIAASSVFLARYIFLPSRRPWNSTLQHYTLYRPAEMLECVKALHRLCCDNSRNSVGVKYSHYKNKYVAEKYCPASIPREYFQDEEAIRSDDVSLQA; encoded by the coding sequence ATGGTTCGTGATATCTACAATAACTTGAGAGCATCTGAGGCCAATGCGAAGAAAAGGCCTTGCATCGACTACATGCAGAAGGTCCAGAAAGATATAACTCCTGATATGCGTAAAATAGTAATTGATTGGCTTGTGGATGTTGCTGTGGTTTATAAGCTTGATTCCGAAACATTGTACCTGACTGTTAACTACATAGACCGCTATCTCTCTGGCAATTCGATAAATCGAGAAAAGTTGCAATTGCTTGGAGTTACTTGCATGATGATTGCCTCCAAATACGAGAAAATCGATCCCTCATTAGTGAAAAAGTTCTGTGACATAACTGATAATATTTACTCTAAGGATGAGATTCTGCGAATGGAGAAGACAGTTCtgaattttctaaaatttgaaTTGACAGTTCCAACAGTTGGATGTTTTTTGACACGGTTTGTTTGTGTTGCTAAAGCAGTTACCGAGGCTCTACCAGTTGAAATAGAGTGTATGAGCAACTACTTGGCAGAGCTATCGCTTCTGGATTACAGTATGCTTGGTTATGCTCCGTCGATGATTGCTGCATCGTCAGTTTTCCTGGCCAGATATATATTTTTACCATCGAGGAGACCTTGGAATTCGACATTGCAGCATTACACACTTTACAGGCCTGCGGAGATGTTGGAATGTGTTAAAGCACTGCATAGGCTTTGCTGCGACAACAGCCGCAATTCTGTAGGAGTTAAATACAGCCATTATAAAAATAAGTATGTTGCCGAGAAGTATTGCCCTGCATCAATACCTCGAGAGTACTTCCAGGACGAAGAAGCTATTAGATCTGATGATGTGAGTCTCCAGGCTTGA
- the LOC141693816 gene encoding L10-interacting MYB domain-containing protein-like isoform X2, which produces MNVIERKKKNVHKAIASLITELKDFEALLESSTAEILNHEAQKSRQEKSNVGSVERLGLDKNELTNPMNEKQKDCEFSEKKIKEMWKKVVGKEREVEGKVKEVEFSKRFVEERALELELRQKELDDGFRELEKKKMEIASTIAGIKCAVTVKQERRYSAKWDDSSHRIYIKLCVNEVRKGNRPCTTLSKTGWANVHKEFIAITGITYTIKQLKNHWDAMKADWTLFDQLRQRHTLLGWNQEKKTIDADDAWWNDQIKINPKYAKFKNKDLSVFWSHYDILFSDDVATENRALVPAGPSTYIKLKGEEDYLIDEDNAAAAAAVEGAEGTESSDSQASRQPGNDYIQIPVAPEERTSSGTKRKKGAMSPKDDIDSLVNIMPSKSTESSFHTAEAPSITECMDKLEEIDGIKKTTPLYWYSQNLFTRPDMRTIFMKQRCDSSRVGWLEFNYSEYLNKKSA; this is translated from the exons ATGAATGTAATCGAGAGGAAAAAAAAGAATGTTCACAAAGCAATCGCTTCACTCATAACTGAGCTCAAAGATTTCGAAGCTCTTTTAGAGTCATCTACAGCAGAAATCTTGAATCACGAGGCTCAGAAATCGAGGCAAGAGAAATCAAACGTGGGTTCTGTTGAGAGATTGGGGTTAGACAAGAATGAATTGACAAACCCAATGAATGAGAAGCAAAAAGATTGTGAGTTTAGTGagaaaaagattaaagaaatgtGGAAAAAAGTGGTGGgtaaagaaagggaagttgaggGGAAAGTGAAAGAAGTGGAATTTAGTAAAAGATTTGTGGAGGAAAGGGCATTGGAGCTGGAATTGAGACAGAAAGAACTCGATGATGGGTTTCGAGAATTGGAGAAAAAGAAGATGGAAATTGCTAGCACAATTGCTGGGATCAAAT GTGCGGTAACAGTAAAACAAGAGCGACGTTATTCTGCCAAGTGGGATGACAGCAGTCATCGGATATATATCAAATTGTGTGTGAATGAGGTTCGTAAAGGCAATAGACCATGTACCACCTTATCTAAGACAGGCTGGGCCAATGTGCACAAGGAGTTCATTGCCATAACCGGGATAACATACACTATAAAACAGTTAAAAAACCATTGGGATGCAATGAAAGCAGACTGGACTCTCTTCGACCAATTAAGGCAAAGACATACGTTATTAGGATGGAACCAAGAGAAGAAGACAATTGATGCTGATGATGCATGGTGGAATGATCAAATCAAG ATTaatccaaaatatgcaaagtTCAAGAACAAAGACTTGTCAGTTTTTTGGTCCCATTATGATATTTTATTCAGTGATGATGTGGCAACTGAGAATAGAGCACTAGTACCTGCTGGACCCTCCACTTATATAAAATTGAAGGGTGAAGAAGATTATTTAATTGATGAGGATaatgctgctgctgctgctgctgtggAAGGGGCTGAAGGAACTGAAAGTAGTGATAGCCAAGCCAGTAGACAGCCAGGTAATGATTATATTCAAATCCCTGTGGCACCTGAGGAAAGAACGAGTAGTGGGACAAAAAGAAAGAAAGGAGCTATGTCCCCTAAAGATGATATTGATTCGCTCGTCAACATCATGCCTTCAAAAAGCACGGAATCAAGTTTTCACACAGCAGAAGCCCCTAGTATTACGGAATGTATGGACAAACTCGAGGAAATTGATGGAATCAAGAAGACAACCCCTCTCTACTGGTATTCCCAGAATCTGTTTACTAGACCTGACATGCGAACAATATTCATGAAACAGCGCTGTGATAGCTCTCGTGTTGGATGGTTGGAATTTAACTATAGCGAGTATCTCAACAAAAAGTCAGCTTGA
- the LOC141693816 gene encoding L10-interacting MYB domain-containing protein-like isoform X1: MNVIERKKKNVHKAIASLITELKDFEALLESSTAEILNHEAQKSRQEKSNVGSVERLGLDKNELTNPMNEKQKDCEFSEKKIKEMWKKVVGKEREVEGKVKEVEFSKRFVEERALELELRQKELDDGFRELEKKKMEIASTIAGIKCSYEGAVTVKQERRYSAKWDDSSHRIYIKLCVNEVRKGNRPCTTLSKTGWANVHKEFIAITGITYTIKQLKNHWDAMKADWTLFDQLRQRHTLLGWNQEKKTIDADDAWWNDQIKINPKYAKFKNKDLSVFWSHYDILFSDDVATENRALVPAGPSTYIKLKGEEDYLIDEDNAAAAAAVEGAEGTESSDSQASRQPGNDYIQIPVAPEERTSSGTKRKKGAMSPKDDIDSLVNIMPSKSTESSFHTAEAPSITECMDKLEEIDGIKKTTPLYWYSQNLFTRPDMRTIFMKQRCDSSRVGWLEFNYSEYLNKKSA, translated from the exons ATGAATGTAATCGAGAGGAAAAAAAAGAATGTTCACAAAGCAATCGCTTCACTCATAACTGAGCTCAAAGATTTCGAAGCTCTTTTAGAGTCATCTACAGCAGAAATCTTGAATCACGAGGCTCAGAAATCGAGGCAAGAGAAATCAAACGTGGGTTCTGTTGAGAGATTGGGGTTAGACAAGAATGAATTGACAAACCCAATGAATGAGAAGCAAAAAGATTGTGAGTTTAGTGagaaaaagattaaagaaatgtGGAAAAAAGTGGTGGgtaaagaaagggaagttgaggGGAAAGTGAAAGAAGTGGAATTTAGTAAAAGATTTGTGGAGGAAAGGGCATTGGAGCTGGAATTGAGACAGAAAGAACTCGATGATGGGTTTCGAGAATTGGAGAAAAAGAAGATGGAAATTGCTAGCACAATTGCTGGGATCAAATGTTCTTATGAAG GTGCGGTAACAGTAAAACAAGAGCGACGTTATTCTGCCAAGTGGGATGACAGCAGTCATCGGATATATATCAAATTGTGTGTGAATGAGGTTCGTAAAGGCAATAGACCATGTACCACCTTATCTAAGACAGGCTGGGCCAATGTGCACAAGGAGTTCATTGCCATAACCGGGATAACATACACTATAAAACAGTTAAAAAACCATTGGGATGCAATGAAAGCAGACTGGACTCTCTTCGACCAATTAAGGCAAAGACATACGTTATTAGGATGGAACCAAGAGAAGAAGACAATTGATGCTGATGATGCATGGTGGAATGATCAAATCAAG ATTaatccaaaatatgcaaagtTCAAGAACAAAGACTTGTCAGTTTTTTGGTCCCATTATGATATTTTATTCAGTGATGATGTGGCAACTGAGAATAGAGCACTAGTACCTGCTGGACCCTCCACTTATATAAAATTGAAGGGTGAAGAAGATTATTTAATTGATGAGGATaatgctgctgctgctgctgctgtggAAGGGGCTGAAGGAACTGAAAGTAGTGATAGCCAAGCCAGTAGACAGCCAGGTAATGATTATATTCAAATCCCTGTGGCACCTGAGGAAAGAACGAGTAGTGGGACAAAAAGAAAGAAAGGAGCTATGTCCCCTAAAGATGATATTGATTCGCTCGTCAACATCATGCCTTCAAAAAGCACGGAATCAAGTTTTCACACAGCAGAAGCCCCTAGTATTACGGAATGTATGGACAAACTCGAGGAAATTGATGGAATCAAGAAGACAACCCCTCTCTACTGGTATTCCCAGAATCTGTTTACTAGACCTGACATGCGAACAATATTCATGAAACAGCGCTGTGATAGCTCTCGTGTTGGATGGTTGGAATTTAACTATAGCGAGTATCTCAACAAAAAGTCAGCTTGA